A stretch of DNA from Leptospira bouyouniensis:
AGTTTCGCTTATGAGAGAAATGCAAAATGATTTAAAGGCAAAACTGATTGAGACTTTTCAAAAACAAAATTTCATCGTAAATAAATCTTCCCAACTTGAAAAATCAGCAAACACGCTTGCTATGTCAGTTGAAAAATTACAATTGATGTCTGACGAACTTCACAACCAATCCCAAAACCAAGCTGCATCTGTGGAAGAAATTTCCGCATCCGTCGAAGAACTTTCTTCATCGGCAACAAGTTCGGCCAATTTAGTAGAAGACCAAGTCACTCGAGTGAAAATCGTAGACCAAAACTTTTTATCACTTCAGCACTTAAGTGAAAGTGTTAAATCGAAAACAACTCAAATTGCAAAAGATGTGAGCCATTCTGCCGATTTCAGTCGAAAAGTCAAAAATTCGTCAGACGAATTAAATGGTATTTATTCGGAACTCAACCAGGCTTTTTCCAAAGTTGAAGAAATCAACCAAATGATGTCAGAAATTGCCGACCAAACCAACTTACTAGCATTAAATGCTTCTATTGAAGCAGCGCGCGCAGGTGAACATGGAAGAGGTTTTGCCGTGGTTGCACAAGAAGTCGCAAAATTAGCAGATCGTTCGCAATCAAATGCTGGTACAATCGCAAAAATTGTGAAGGATGCTGGTTTAAAAATCAATGAGGGAACACGTTATTCCAAAGAAGTTAAGTCCCAAGTGGAAAATCAAAATAATGAATTATTAAGAATTGAAAGTGAAATCTTAGGATTAGAAGAACATGTCAATGAACAGGAAGTTTTAAACCAAAAATTAAGAGATACTTTTTCCGAACTCCATATACTTTCGGAACAAATTGGAATCATAGCACAAGAACAAATGTCTGGAAGTAGTGAGATCAATCGTGCTGTCACAGTCATTGACGAAACCACTCAAAAATTAGCTGATTCAGTCCAACTCCTTTACGAAGAAATCAGCGAAATCCACAACCAAGCGAAACAACTCAATTTAGTTTAGGGATTTAGATGAGACTGAATTCAGTTTTTACCTAAAACCTGTCTTTACAACTGAGAATCCTTCTAGATTTTTGGGATATTGGCAATTTATTTCTATTATAAGTGAAATCGGCAATGATCAAATCCCAACTTCCTCCTAGGCCCACGAATGGCCGCCGCATTGAAGATACCATTATGGATCTATTAGAAGAGGATCCAAACAACGAAGAACTTCTCATTTCAAAATTAGAAACAAGTCATTCCTTCAACCGAGATAAATCTCAAATTTATTCATCGATTCTCAAAGTACTAACTTCCCTTGATTTTAAAGAATCAGAGGCAAAAGAAATTTGGGACAGTGTTTTAGAAAATCAAAACAAACTCTCTTCATGTTTAAAAAGACCAGTTGGATTTCGAGTTGCCTTACTCGATTATTTGATCTACCACAATCAAAAAATCAAAAACCCAAAGATCATCGAACTTCAATTGTTCTCGGAAACTGAAAAACTTATCTTAGTGGATGAACTTACAAGGTTATATAACCGTAGGCATTTTGATACAGCACTTGTTCGTGAATTCAAACAATCCACTCGTTATAATTTAAACCTTTCTCTCCTTGTGATCGATATCGACGATTTCAAAAAAATCAACGATACTTATGGCCACTTGATGGGAGATGAAATTTTAAAACAAGTTGCAAACAAAATTTCAACCAGTCTAAGGATGGAAGATACAGCATGTAGGATTGGAGGAGAAGAGTTTGCGATCATTTTCCCTCAGTCAAACGAATCACAAGCTTTTAAAGCGGCGGAAAAATTATTGGAAGCTTGTCGCTCCATTCAAATCAGTGGAAAACCAGTCACCATTAGTGGAGGACTTGTTTCGTATCCAGAAAAAGTAAAACGTTGTGAAGACATGTATGATTTGGCTGATCGAGCTTTATACACGGCAAAGGATTCAGGCAAAAATCAAATTGTGATTTATTCAAACGAAAAAAGAAGCAGTTTACGTTTTGAGACAAATTTAGAATTGTTCTGCGTTCTCCCTAACAAAACAATTCGTTCTATTTCGAAAAATATTTCAATCACTGGAATTGCTTTTGAAACAGAAGATGATTTGGCATTAAACGATTCGATTCCAGTTTTGCTACGCGAATCAGATTCCAACCACGAAATCAACGCTAAAATCAAAGTGGTGCGGAAAGAAAAAATTGGTGAAAAAATATATAGTGTAGGTGCGGAATTTGTTGAGTTATCACATGATTCAAAAACCAAATTAGCTGATTTGTATTTACTACACCAATTCAAGGCAAAAACTCCTATTGGTGTAGTTGTTTAGTTTGCTTAACGAGCGTTAGGCATATCACTCAATCCTCCCGCATTGATCACAAATGAGTAGCCACTTGCGGATAAAATTTGTTTTGCCCTTTCACTCCTTGCGCCGGAACGGCAATATACAATAATTTTTGATTGTTTGTTTTTGAGTAAACCAAGCTCATTTGGTAAAACATCGACTGGTATATTGATCGAACCCGGGAAATGACCATCTGCAAATTCAGACTTAGTTCGAACATCTACAACAACAGCTCCATTTTCTATCCATTCTGCTACCATTTGTTTATCGCCTTTTGATTGAATTTTTTTTTACGAAAACAAAGAGGAATCCAATGATCACTCCTACAATTAAAAATGTTTTCATATTTACCTCTTTTTTTCCATTTTTTCCTTGCAAAGAGTAAAGTCAAGAAAAACATAATACAATAGGGGGTATAGTATAGTAAACCACCCTAAAACACACTCCCTTTAAAAAATGGGGTTGTATGGTAATACAAGAAAAGGATAAATCAATGATGGTGACTACGGATACAAAGATTGGAATTCAGATCAAACCTCTATATGACTTTGAGTCGGGGACGTGGACTTACTTACTTTTAGATATAAAATCAAAACAAGCAGTACTCATCGATCCTGTGATTGAAAACTTAGACCGAGATCTTCAATTAATTGAAACTATGGAATACAAATTAGTAGCAACAATTGAGACACATATGCATGCAGATCATATTACAGCGGCAGGTGTATTGAGAGATAAAACCGGATGTAATTCGTATGCTCCCCATCTTTCTGGAGCTTCGTGTGCAACCCATTTTTTGAAAGAAAACGACACAATCTCTATTGGAGAACTTAATTTAAAAATATTACATACTCCAGGGCATACACCTTGTTCCATCTCTTTAGTTTTAAATGAGATGTATGTTTTCACAGGTGATACATTATTTGTAAGAGGGTGTGGGAGAACTGATTTCCAAGGTGGGAGTGCAGAATCATTATACCATTCGATCACAAAAAAACTTTTTTCGTTACCAGACGATACAATCGTTTTTCCAGGTCATGATTACAAAGGATTTGTTTCTTCCACCATTGGCGAAGAGAAACAGTGGAATCCACGAATCGCCAATCGAACGCTGGAGGACTTTAAATCCATCATGGACAATTTAAATTTACCAGAGCCAAAAAAAATCCATGAAGCAGTGCCAGCAAATCGAGCCTGCGGGAAAATGATATGACAGTAGGAATTTTATTTTTATTATTAGGAATCGGTGCAGGAATCTTAGGTGGCCTTGTTGGTATCGGTGGAGGGATCTTACTTGTCCCTGCTCTTGTATATTTTTTTGATTTTAATCAAAAATTAGCTCAAGGCACAACACTTGCTGCCATGGTTCCACCAATCGGGATAGTCGCAGCTTACATCTATTATACGCGAGGCGAAACCAACCTATTTGCGGCGGCACTCATTAGCGTTGGATTTATTTTAGGCAGTATTTTTGGTGCAGGTGCAGCTTCCAAAATTGATACAACTGTACTTTCTAGGTTTTTTGGAATTTTCACTGTGATCGTAGGGCTCAAAATGGTATTCTTTCCAAAATAAATTTCGAAAAAAAATTTGTTTGCCGTAACATCCGAGTCCTTTTTCCATTCAATGGTGTTCGGTTTTTATTTTGCACTTTTTTGGTTTTTATCTCGTTTTGTTTTTTACAGAATTTCATTTCCAGAAGTCCTATTACCTCCAATCACCTTCCTGTTTTGTTGGAACTTAGTTTTCACTTCACTTTGGATTTCTCTCATTTTTGTGGTCATTATTGGTTTTTTGGGGGTTTTACTTCGTATCCCTGTCATTGGAATTTTTGTGCAAGGGATACGAAACCAAGTGGCGGAGGTGGGATGGGTTTCATTTCTAAAAAACCGAACCATGATTTGGCTATTGAGCCAAACTTCTATTTTGCTCGGTTCCTATCAATTTGTATATGGAAAAGTAACCAAAGTGGAAACTCTCTACCTTTGGCTATCGCTAATCCTATTTGGGTATTTCTTCAAACAAAAATTCCACAAACCCATGGCACAATTTACAGGGAACCAACGGATTTTATTCTACCAGAATGGGGTGCGAAACTCAAAATCTGATTCGATCGATTTTCCCAGAGAGAAAGACGTCACTCCTCCTTAAAAAATCACAATTTCCCAACCAGATCTAGATTGAGACCATCTAATTGGTATGTACGGTTTTGCATTTGTTTCCACCAAAAATTTAAGTCGATCTTTCATCATAAGTTTCTTGCTTTTTCATTTTTTTGTCTGCGGACCGGTTACACTTCTTTCTAAAACGGATTCATTACCTCTGCTCCCAAAACCAGGGCAAAAAATTGCTGTATTTGCTGAAGGTTGTTTTTGGTGTTCAGAGCATATTTTTGAATCCATTCCTGGTGTGATTGATGTAATCTCTGGTTATGCGGGTGGGCATACTGAAAATCCGACTTATGATTCAGTGAATACTGAAACAACTGGGCACGCCGAATCAGTGTATATCGTTTACGATCCATCTAAAATTAGTTATGCGGAACTTTGTAGAATATTTTTCCTTTCTCATGATCCGACAACCAAAGACAGACAAGGACCTGATATTGGATCTTCTTATCGTTCTATCTTATTTTACTCGGACGAACTGGAATTTAAAATTGCGAACCAAATCAAGGAAGAAATCCAATCTAAAAAAGTATGGAATGGTAAAATTGTTACCGAATTCCAAACATTAAGACATTTTTATCAAGCGGAAGGATACCACCAAAACTTCATTCAAAAGAATCCCACACAATCTTATGTTTTAGCAGTATCAATTCCAAGATACAACGATTTTAAAACTCGATATAAAACTTATAACGAGGTACTAAAAGGTAATCAAGGGAACAAATAAACCAAATTCTTCTCTGTGACTGGGACTTCCAATTAAACTTTTCTAAACATTAAAATGCAGAAAACTGTTCTTTGATCTTTGTTCTAAACGAATCAAATTCCGCTTTGGATTGAAATTTACAAACTTTTAAAATTTCCATTGGTATTTCAGATGATTTTGCCTCTTTTGCGTTGATTGCTATCATCATATCACTTATATAAATAGGATAGATGATATCAGAATATACTTCATCTGCAAGTAATGGTCGATGATGGTATTCCATCGCCTTAGTATAAAGAATTGGGAAACCCCACTTCTCTCCTACCATTGCACCTAATTTCGAGTGTGTGATCCCAATGGCAGATTCCTCTAAACTAATTGTAGAAGCAATTTCTCTTGTGGTAGAAAATGTTTTAATTTTTTTCATGTGGTCTTTGTCAAAAGACAATAATAAAATTTCACCAATATCATGAAGCAGGGAAGCTGCGATCAAATTACTGAGATCCGATTTGTTTAATTCCATCCTTTGTCCTATTGCCTTACAATAAAACGCCGACTCGTTTGACTTTTCCCAAATAGCTGCAAATGCAGGGAATTTATCCTCTAACATTTGTTTGGTAGCTAAACTATACAAAAGAGTTTGTAATTCTTTTAAACCAATCAATTGGATGGCTCGGTCTAAACTTTCAACTTTGCCTCCTCGTCGAAACGCAGCAGAGTTTGAGAGTTTTAAGATATTCGCTGACAATGCAATATCACGTTTGATCATTTCAGCAATGGTTCCAATACTCGAATTGGGTTTATCAATCGCATCCTGAATATCTTTGATAGATTTTGGGAAAGTTGGGAGATTATCAATTTGAGAAATAATATGGTCTATTTTTTCAAGCTGTTGGTTTTCCTTTGAAACCTTGGCTGGAATATCAATCATAAAGACAGTTTTGTTTTCACCAGATTCGAACTTAAAAGCGGATTCACCAAGACCATCATTTTTTAACATCATAAGAGTCATGATGAGTCCTAAACCTGCACCTTCTTGGTCATTGGACATATCCATAAAAGCATCAGCCAAATCGTTATAATCCTTTGCTTTTGAGATTCGTGCTTTAATTCTTTGTGCTTCGATCGGAGTTAATTGTACATTATTCATAATGCGAATTCGCATTAAACTTCTATTATGTATGAAGGAAACAAATACTCCATAGTTATTTTTTTGTAAGGACTCTTCTATCTCCTCACGATTTTCAAGATACGTGGACTTGAATTTGCTGATAATTGATTCATATTCCTTATCATTTGTAATATCCGTCGCATTGTTTTTATAAAATACTCGTTTTGCATTAGCTTTGATTGCATTGGTCACAGTTTCTTTCATTGCCGCAAGCACAGAATCTCTAACAATGATTAGGTCAAGTTGTAAAAGAAACCGGTCTAAAATTTGAAATAGTGTATTTTCTACTTCATCTGTGATTTGAAAAAACTTAAAATGAAAAGGAGCATTTTCCACAATGGGATGATTGATATTTTCAATATTAGTGTGAAGGCCTAATTCTCGTTTGAATTCTAATGCAATAGCCTTTGGACTAGCCATAATACCTCTTAAGGAAGGAGTGCGGGGAATCCCCTAATCTTATTGTAAGGAGTACACCTACGCTCCATCGAATGCAATAAATTTAGAAAAGCAAGCGTTTAACAGGAAAAAGATGGCGAGTGAAATTTTGTGACAAGTACTGAAAAAACAATTCGTTTCTTCACTAAATTTGCTACAATATTGAACAAAGATTTAAAATATTTTTATTTTTGGTAATCCCAAATTGTACTTCACTGCTACAATTCTGATGATCACTACCAAACTCGCTGAAACAACCAAGTTAATGTTTCCATCACAAGAAAAAGAATACAATACCAAATACAAAACAGCTCCCGCCAAACACGCAGTAGCATATATTTCCTTGCGAAAGATAAAGGGAACTTCATTCATAAGTGTATCTCGGATCACACCACCAAAGATGGCGGAGATCATCCCAAGTAAGGCTGAAGCAAAAAAATTCACTCCATGATCGAGAGCAATTCTTGTCCCAAGCACTGTGTAAATTCCAATTCCCAAGGTATCGAATAAGAACAATTCATTGCGAAGTTTTGTCAGCAATTTTGGAAAAAAAATGACAAGTAAAAAACCAAGAAAAATAGCCCAGAGAAGATTCTCATCTTTCACCCAAGATACGGGATAGTTACCTAAAGTAATGTCACGTAAGGTTCCGCCTCCAATGGCAGTGATGAATCCAGTAAAAAAAACGCTAAAAACGTCATGGTGGTGTTCTTTGTGTTCCAATGCGGCTACAGCCCCTGAAATCGCAAATACCATGATACCAGCAAGTCCAATGTAATAAGAAAAGCTAAAATCCATCTGTTTTTGTCTAATTTTTACCTTTTAGACGGAATAAAAATGACATTTCACCACTCTCTCATTTGTTGTATAGTATAGAGACACAATATTATGTTCAACAGATTCCTAAGGACTACAATCATTTTCGTTTTTATTTTCCTTGGTGCCTGCATTCCTACAATTTCTAAAAGTTTGATGCAATCTGTTTCTGACTTCTTACAACTCAGAAGTTTGGTCAATACGGGTCCCTATCAAATCTCAGTCACAGTTTCTGGCCTTGTTGGTTCGGGGCTCACTCTCAATTTAAATTCTGGATTATCGTCTCTCACAATCAATACAAATGGAGTATACCAATTTAGCTCTACTCTAGTCAGTGGCCAAGATTTTAATGTCACGATTACAAACCTACCTGTTTTACCAGCCCAAACTTGTACTGTCAATGGTGGAACTGGAGTTGTAGGATTTGGAAATATCAATTCCATCATCGTCAACTGCGATCCATTACGTTACTCGTTAGGTGGAACAATTACGGGTCTTGATGGAATAGGATTCACACTTATCAATTCCTATGATGGTTCTACATTAGCAGTTGCGGTTGCAGCTGGAACATTTGCGTTTACGCAAACCTATGAAGCGGGAACTCCTTACAATGTTACCGTATCCGTTCAACCAAATCACCCTGTGCAGGATTGTCTCATCACAAACGGATCCAATACATTTGCTGCAATGGATGTCACAACGATTTCTATCAATTGTACATCTACCGCATACCCAATTGAGATCACAGCAGTGGGTATTGGGTCGGGGACATTAACTTTAAGCAATAATGGATCTGAAACACTTCCGATTGCCACAGATGGATTACATCGTTTCCCAACCAATCTACCACCATCCAGCACCTATAATGTACAAATTGTATCATCACCACCAGGGCACCAATGTGTATTAAGTTCCACTTCTGGTACAATTGCCGGAACAGTTTCTATATTAGCAAATTGTTTTAGTGTTTTGGCTTATACACCTCGAAATGGTGGGATCTTGTTACCAACAGAATCCTTGCGGTTAGTATTTTCTGCTGAAGTGAACACAGGAAGTTGTGCTGGTTCTGCGGGGACCTTAGATACAACATTAAGTTTGGCAATTAACTTCACTTTGGCGACAACAAATTTTGCCAATGATACACTTATTGTATCCCCCGCACCAACTGATAGTTGGTTATCAGGGCACCGTACACTAAACCTTAATTGCCAAACAAATGTTGGAGCCCATCCTTTATCCACAAGTATTTCGTTACTTTACATGATACCGTCAAACCTGCGTTATGTAGCCGATGTCGGAGGGAACGATGGTAATGACGGACTCACTCCTGGAACTCCTAAACGAAATCTCCAATCAGCCATTGATAGTTTTGGGGCTTGTCCAACAAATGATTGTGCTGTCCTAGTTTCGCAAGGGTCGTATGACCCTGCCGCAGTCAGTGACCGTATTCAATTAGTTTCAGGGATTTCACTTTTCGGAAGTTATGAGCCAGGTTTTGCGACATGGCGGCCAGAAGACAAAGATTCTACCATTTTTATGGATACTGTCCCTGCTAGTTGCGCTTTGGCTACTGCGACAAATCCTTGTGCTTCTATCGCTGCAGATGTTTCAGTTACATCACCTGTTGTGATTTCAGGATTCCAAATTGAGTCAGGTAGTTCTGCTCCGTTTATGGCCGGAGTATTCCTCGATTCCACTGCCAATGTCAGACTCATAGATAACGTTATCAAAGCTGGCACAAGTACAAGTGGCTCGGCAGGTGTTTTTTCCACAAACAGTAATCCTTATCTTGTCCTCAATCGTATCGAAGGGGGGACGTGTACAACAAATAGTTGTCACTCGATAGGTGTTTTGATGTCTTCAGGAGTACTAATTGCTCCGGTGATTTTTGGAAATGTAATCCTTGGTGGAAATGCACCTGGAATTTTGACCGGAGCGACATCCGCTGGCATTCGTTATTCTGGGACCTTTGGAATCGATGTAACAAATATTCGCCAAAACATCATTACTTCATTGGGTCTGCAGAATAATGATCCTGGAGCAACCACAATATCAGTTGCTTTTGATATTGGTACTCCTGCAGCATCTTCCACCGGCATCTTAGTGGGAAATCAGTTCAATCATGGAGCAGCATATGGTTCCTACGGCATACGACTCCAAGGGGCAACGAACATTCAAATTGGTTCAACGACACAA
This window harbors:
- a CDS encoding rhodanese-like domain-containing protein, which translates into the protein MVAEWIENGAVVVDVRTKSEFADGHFPGSINIPVDVLPNELGLLKNKQSKIIVYCRSGARSERAKQILSASGYSFVINAGGLSDMPNAR
- a CDS encoding methyl-accepting chemotaxis protein, with translation MELETDEIQKFERTLFRKGVSLIVFTKYGLGIIFLLGVASNYATKSFIPNLIGSLIFILNGVVPGYFLKKEKEISKTLAVAIIFIDLLIILCFFYLDIYNNYTKGDASNTLSTGIFYIIFIFIAIYSSFLFETKLVMAVGITAILLYVGGIYLTHKLGAIFIPKPFPEMIRANHIIVTTEIQKVIFYSGVIFSLRFVVSLMREMQNDLKAKLIETFQKQNFIVNKSSQLEKSANTLAMSVEKLQLMSDELHNQSQNQAASVEEISASVEELSSSATSSANLVEDQVTRVKIVDQNFLSLQHLSESVKSKTTQIAKDVSHSADFSRKVKNSSDELNGIYSELNQAFSKVEEINQMMSEIADQTNLLALNASIEAARAGEHGRGFAVVAQEVAKLADRSQSNAGTIAKIVKDAGLKINEGTRYSKEVKSQVENQNNELLRIESEILGLEEHVNEQEVLNQKLRDTFSELHILSEQIGIIAQEQMSGSSEINRAVTVIDETTQKLADSVQLLYEEISEIHNQAKQLNLV
- a CDS encoding diguanylate cyclase; translated protein: MIKSQLPPRPTNGRRIEDTIMDLLEEDPNNEELLISKLETSHSFNRDKSQIYSSILKVLTSLDFKESEAKEIWDSVLENQNKLSSCLKRPVGFRVALLDYLIYHNQKIKNPKIIELQLFSETEKLILVDELTRLYNRRHFDTALVREFKQSTRYNLNLSLLVIDIDDFKKINDTYGHLMGDEILKQVANKISTSLRMEDTACRIGGEEFAIIFPQSNESQAFKAAEKLLEACRSIQISGKPVTISGGLVSYPEKVKRCEDMYDLADRALYTAKDSGKNQIVIYSNEKRSSLRFETNLELFCVLPNKTIRSISKNISITGIAFETEDDLALNDSIPVLLRESDSNHEINAKIKVVRKEKIGEKIYSVGAEFVELSHDSKTKLADLYLLHQFKAKTPIGVVV
- the msrA gene encoding peptide-methionine (S)-S-oxide reductase MsrA translates to MYGFAFVSTKNLSRSFIISFLLFHFFVCGPVTLLSKTDSLPLLPKPGQKIAVFAEGCFWCSEHIFESIPGVIDVISGYAGGHTENPTYDSVNTETTGHAESVYIVYDPSKISYAELCRIFFLSHDPTTKDRQGPDIGSSYRSILFYSDELEFKIANQIKEEIQSKKVWNGKIVTEFQTLRHFYQAEGYHQNFIQKNPTQSYVLAVSIPRYNDFKTRYKTYNEVLKGNQGNK
- a CDS encoding MBL fold metallo-hydrolase, whose amino-acid sequence is MVIQEKDKSMMVTTDTKIGIQIKPLYDFESGTWTYLLLDIKSKQAVLIDPVIENLDRDLQLIETMEYKLVATIETHMHADHITAAGVLRDKTGCNSYAPHLSGASCATHFLKENDTISIGELNLKILHTPGHTPCSISLVLNEMYVFTGDTLFVRGCGRTDFQGGSAESLYHSITKKLFSLPDDTIVFPGHDYKGFVSSTIGEEKQWNPRIANRTLEDFKSIMDNLNLPEPKKIHEAVPANRACGKMI
- a CDS encoding trimeric intracellular cation channel family protein, whose protein sequence is MDFSFSYYIGLAGIMVFAISGAVAALEHKEHHHDVFSVFFTGFITAIGGGTLRDITLGNYPVSWVKDENLLWAIFLGFLLVIFFPKLLTKLRNELFLFDTLGIGIYTVLGTRIALDHGVNFFASALLGMISAIFGGVIRDTLMNEVPFIFRKEIYATACLAGAVLYLVLYSFSCDGNINLVVSASLVVIIRIVAVKYNLGLPKIKIF
- a CDS encoding TSUP family transporter; this encodes MTVGILFLLLGIGAGILGGLVGIGGGILLVPALVYFFDFNQKLAQGTTLAAMVPPIGIVAAYIYYTRGETNLFAAALISVGFILGSIFGAGAASKIDTTVLSRFFGIFTVIVGLKMVFFPK
- a CDS encoding HDOD domain-containing protein: MASPKAIALEFKRELGLHTNIENINHPIVENAPFHFKFFQITDEVENTLFQILDRFLLQLDLIIVRDSVLAAMKETVTNAIKANAKRVFYKNNATDITNDKEYESIISKFKSTYLENREEIEESLQKNNYGVFVSFIHNRSLMRIRIMNNVQLTPIEAQRIKARISKAKDYNDLADAFMDMSNDQEGAGLGLIMTLMMLKNDGLGESAFKFESGENKTVFMIDIPAKVSKENQQLEKIDHIISQIDNLPTFPKSIKDIQDAIDKPNSSIGTIAEMIKRDIALSANILKLSNSAAFRRGGKVESLDRAIQLIGLKELQTLLYSLATKQMLEDKFPAFAAIWEKSNESAFYCKAIGQRMELNKSDLSNLIAASLLHDIGEILLLSFDKDHMKKIKTFSTTREIASTISLEESAIGITHSKLGAMVGEKWGFPILYTKAMEYHHRPLLADEVYSDIIYPIYISDMMIAINAKEAKSSEIPMEILKVCKFQSKAEFDSFRTKIKEQFSAF